The following are encoded together in the Pieris napi chromosome 17, ilPieNapi1.2, whole genome shotgun sequence genome:
- the LOC125057763 gene encoding facilitated trehalose transporter Tret1-like isoform X2, with amino-acid sequence MSSLALLFGNMISGYLMERFGRRMSQIILSMFYISGWLIIGFSTNIYFMLVGRFITGFCQGWLGPLGPVFIGEISSPAYRGLFLAGLSLSIASGVFMSHLFGTFLHWSHASILCALFPLLGCVTLYFSPESPSWLASKNDIDKCKKSFYWYRGNSLVMQNELDKMLAEYEKKKEVKPKWETLKDNIQKPEFWKPLCIMIVFFIVTQLSGINVICAYTTDIMKVLIGNNKNTYTAMLATDILRVVALITACILLRRIGRRPLAIFSGVFTTLSLITLSIYLYLVEKRIIRHISPLISLGLMAIYIVVSNLGISPLPWNMVGEVFASETKGLGSGISVMMTSMAFFGTVKTAPAMFHSIGHHGTYLFYGLSTLCGTVFLYFFLPETRGKTLLQIAEHFRYGNKEKSKESNNHCV; translated from the coding sequence ATGTCTTCTTTGGCTCTTCTCTTCGGTAACATGATATCCGGATACTTAATGGAACGTTTTGGCAGAAGAATGTCTCAAATCATCCTCTCAATGTTCTACATTAGTGGCTGGCTGATCATTGGATTCTCAACGAACATCTACTTCATGCTAGTTGGGAGGTTTATTACAGGCTTTTGTCAAGGGTGGCTTGGCCCATTAGGACCTGTATTTATTGGAGAAATAAGTTCACCAGCCTACAGAGGTCTATTCTTGGCTGGCCTGTCCTTGAGCATTGCATCTGGAGTGTTCATGTCGCATTTGTTTGGAACCTTCCTTCACTGGAGTCACGCATCAATTCTGTGCGCGCTGTTTCCGTTGCTCGGATGTGTTACTCTATATTTTTCACCTGAATCGCCTTCCTGGCTTGCATCTAAAAACGATATCGACAAATGCAAGAAATCATTTTATTGGTACAGAGGAAATAGTTTAGTGATGCAGAACGAGCTGGACAAAATGCTAGCCGAATACGAGAAGAAAAAAGAAGTGAAACCCAAGTGGGAAACTTTGAAAGATAATATACAGAAACCAGAGTTTTGGAAACCTCTATGTATAATGATTGTATTCTTCATAGTCACACAGTTGTCTGGTATCAATGTGATATGCGCGTACACAACAGACATAATGAAAGTGCTCataggaaataataaaaacacgtacACGGCTATGTTAGCAACTGATATTTTACGAGTAGTAGCCCTAATTACAGCGTGTATCCTCCTACGTAGAATAGGACGCCGGCCATTAGCTATATTTAGTGGTGTGTTTACAACACTATCTTTAATAACACTatccatatatttatatcttgttGAAAAGAGGATTATAAGGCATATATCACCGCTCATATCTCTAGGATTAATGGCTATATACATAGTTGTATCTAACTTAGGTATATCACCTTTACCGTGGAACATGGTTGGCGAAGTATTCGCGTCAGAAACCAAAGGATTAGGTTCTGGTATTAGTGTGATGATGACTTCTATGGCCTTCTTTGGAACTGTAAAAACAGCGCCCGCCATGTTTCATAGTATAGGACATCATGGCACCTATTTGTTCTATGGCCTATCTACTCTCTGTGGTACGGTCTTCTTATACTTCTTCCTTCCTGAAACCAGAGGTAAAACTCTATTACAAATTGCAGAACATTTTAGGTAcggaaataaagaaaaaagtaaagaatctAATAATCACTGCGTAtaa
- the LOC125057763 gene encoding facilitated trehalose transporter Tret1-like isoform X1, with protein MDHGTAELEKINISDENEVKSLKDVDSNRPFRRQAFVSMGSFLLSFSAGATAGISAIIIPQLLHEEGRHKYSTEMMSWVAAMSSLALLFGNMISGYLMERFGRRMSQIILSMFYISGWLIIGFSTNIYFMLVGRFITGFCQGWLGPLGPVFIGEISSPAYRGLFLAGLSLSIASGVFMSHLFGTFLHWSHASILCALFPLLGCVTLYFSPESPSWLASKNDIDKCKKSFYWYRGNSLVMQNELDKMLAEYEKKKEVKPKWETLKDNIQKPEFWKPLCIMIVFFIVTQLSGINVICAYTTDIMKVLIGNNKNTYTAMLATDILRVVALITACILLRRIGRRPLAIFSGVFTTLSLITLSIYLYLVEKRIIRHISPLISLGLMAIYIVVSNLGISPLPWNMVGEVFASETKGLGSGISVMMTSMAFFGTVKTAPAMFHSIGHHGTYLFYGLSTLCGTVFLYFFLPETRGKTLLQIAEHFRYGNKEKSKESNNHCV; from the exons ATGGACCACGGAACGGCTGAGCTGGAAAAGATAAATATAAGTGACGAAAATGAAGTGAAATCTCTAAAGGATGTGGACTCTAATCGACCATTTCGGAGACAG GCCTTTGTTTCCATGGGGTCATTCCTCCTGTCATTTAGTGCTGGAGCAACAGCTGGAATCTCAGCCATCATTATACCGCAGCTGTTACATGAGGAAGGAAGACATAAATATAGTACAGAGATGATGTCCTGGGTAG CGGCCATGTCTTCTTTGGCTCTTCTCTTCGGTAACATGATATCCGGATACTTAATGGAACGTTTTGGCAGAAGAATGTCTCAAATCATCCTCTCAATGTTCTACATTAGTGGCTGGCTGATCATTGGATTCTCAACGAACATCTACTTCATGCTAGTTGGGAGGTTTATTACAGGCTTTTGTCAAGGGTGGCTTGGCCCATTAGGACCTGTATTTATTGGAGAAATAAGTTCACCAGCCTACAGAGGTCTATTCTTGGCTGGCCTGTCCTTGAGCATTGCATCTGGAGTGTTCATGTCGCATTTGTTTGGAACCTTCCTTCACTGGAGTCACGCATCAATTCTGTGCGCGCTGTTTCCGTTGCTCGGATGTGTTACTCTATATTTTTCACCTGAATCGCCTTCCTGGCTTGCATCTAAAAACGATATCGACAAATGCAAGAAATCATTTTATTGGTACAGAGGAAATAGTTTAGTGATGCAGAACGAGCTGGACAAAATGCTAGCCGAATACGAGAAGAAAAAAGAAGTGAAACCCAAGTGGGAAACTTTGAAAGATAATATACAGAAACCAGAGTTTTGGAAACCTCTATGTATAATGATTGTATTCTTCATAGTCACACAGTTGTCTGGTATCAATGTGATATGCGCGTACACAACAGACATAATGAAAGTGCTCataggaaataataaaaacacgtacACGGCTATGTTAGCAACTGATATTTTACGAGTAGTAGCCCTAATTACAGCGTGTATCCTCCTACGTAGAATAGGACGCCGGCCATTAGCTATATTTAGTGGTGTGTTTACAACACTATCTTTAATAACACTatccatatatttatatcttgttGAAAAGAGGATTATAAGGCATATATCACCGCTCATATCTCTAGGATTAATGGCTATATACATAGTTGTATCTAACTTAGGTATATCACCTTTACCGTGGAACATGGTTGGCGAAGTATTCGCGTCAGAAACCAAAGGATTAGGTTCTGGTATTAGTGTGATGATGACTTCTATGGCCTTCTTTGGAACTGTAAAAACAGCGCCCGCCATGTTTCATAGTATAGGACATCATGGCACCTATTTGTTCTATGGCCTATCTACTCTCTGTGGTACGGTCTTCTTATACTTCTTCCTTCCTGAAACCAGAGGTAAAACTCTATTACAAATTGCAGAACATTTTAGGTAcggaaataaagaaaaaagtaaagaatctAATAATCACTGCGTAtaa